A part of Synechococcus sp. KORDI-49 genomic DNA contains:
- a CDS encoding translocation/assembly module TamB domain-containing protein, translating to MGETRRIPWSGRRLSAGLLITGGVVAGCWGLDRAAADLVARLTPSLETSISRPLGHPIELGEYRGLLPWGVAIGRSRILPAEQDRSQVSVSGLTIRFDPIASLRHWKPVLRLHLQGAVARLSRNAAGDYWILGRGLPGSQPPRLDLRYSLGPAARIELAPSGQTLLVGGRFSQNLDARTFSTALRLGWSDQKGGLRLEGRGRWDRSRLDLHGRMDGLALDRLAALVSPRDNLRISGLLDGDLRLQWRQGRPACRGSLRLRELEVRSVSLPDPLTTPQLALGCRDRTVSIARSRISSGDWTLDAVGDVILQRSLDLRLRAQRKGHDDDLDIRMDGPWAAPRWRLAGQLDLPEQVDLEGPLQIKAQLRMPWTDPAAPRVEVEDLQLQAPGARLRLAGSAYPRLDLTSRELALTPELWKDNPSLVKTLGPESAVNGGFRLSGTLQKPELAVDLRMRAGASRLHLVGDAYPRLNLISQDLSLAPPLWSAVPALRTSLGQTGTISGKLMATGPLAAPAFSLELQQGGNPFLERWNLKAGWSAASSLLVLDRFNSPLLDGSGQLPLALGANGLETGALQAGLNLKPLVLDRFSDLAGVSLGGTIAARGRLQGPLDTLRPDLALELTNPRVGALQLAERWKGRMQGAQGQDLTLALESRAHSGSLRATLGSDGWPRRVQVQREDGALELQAQGGERRYRWNAEGFPLDGLQVILAAQSRSEGLSGRLDGSGELRVSPFLLSGSLSLDQPTAFGVNFAAANLSGRLAEGAFQLQGDLQPPEGQVGFTATGRLGGALSSRADAEGLSVPWLVNLARQLRNKDPLDELERGRAEDLGRLVINTFGGSLDGQLKALALSRQALLDYERDHPQQGIDPSDLRGRVDGTAILNGPDLAGLNLDLQARGHLWLDGADRDLALQLEPFVASIQGPLRAGEGRFQLLHLPFSLLALFGPLPSTLRGALGVSGRYRLDARGGPLIDAELALEQAALGDSALRLERRSIVLNGDALNLDLALRASKAGESITIVGAVPLQASSPLDVQIESHGDALNFLTALSGDSVELKRGAMDLRLMLRGTLEQPQANGFLVMDNLDLRIRDQQLRRLRASVLFDFNRLEIQSLEAQLASGGELRGSGSIGLFDPVDEPDPLTLELVKARIEQEALQVVADAKVTLSGVISRPVISGEISLDQGGIRPRGGLLSRLRPGRALPSTLSPGIQDASSVVAPVQLNTLMQEKWDFQEPLVLFGPGVPVAAPDQLNALLPNLPAIQFRNLRLRLGPNLSVDMPPLVSFRGGGQLLLNGPLDPSLKVRGLIRLNSGRISLFSSTFRLDHRAPNVAVFTPALGLVPFVDIAMKSRISDSVGLSTIGSSESGSIFEESQLGALDAVSSVSGGNFQLIRVTVEAIGPANRLRENLVLRSSPRLSQSQLLALIGGNSLTMLSGGGASAALATVLGQSLLSPVLGTLTDAMGQRLQVALYPTYVTPEVKTEDDRTSGRVPPTFALMTEFGVDITDRFDVSVLAAPNNTDVPPKASVSYQISPSTSISGAVDVNGTWQSQLQVFFRF from the coding sequence ATGGGTGAAACGCGGCGGATCCCATGGTCAGGACGACGACTCTCCGCTGGTCTGTTGATCACCGGAGGTGTGGTGGCGGGCTGCTGGGGCCTCGATCGGGCTGCTGCGGATCTGGTGGCCCGGCTAACCCCGTCACTGGAAACCTCGATCAGTCGCCCGCTCGGGCACCCGATCGAACTTGGTGAGTACCGCGGGCTGCTGCCCTGGGGAGTGGCCATCGGTCGTTCGCGGATTCTCCCTGCGGAGCAGGACCGCTCCCAGGTGTCCGTCAGCGGCCTCACCATCCGCTTCGACCCGATCGCCAGCCTGCGTCACTGGAAGCCTGTGCTCAGGCTGCACCTGCAGGGGGCGGTGGCACGCCTGTCGCGCAATGCGGCAGGTGATTACTGGATTCTGGGTCGCGGTCTGCCCGGATCGCAACCGCCCCGTCTCGACCTGCGTTACAGCCTCGGTCCAGCGGCAAGGATCGAACTGGCTCCATCGGGGCAGACGCTGCTCGTGGGCGGTCGCTTCTCCCAGAACCTCGATGCGCGGACGTTCAGCACGGCGTTACGACTGGGCTGGAGCGATCAGAAGGGCGGCCTGCGGCTCGAAGGGCGTGGCCGCTGGGATCGTTCCCGGCTCGATCTGCATGGCCGGATGGACGGGTTGGCGCTGGACCGGCTGGCGGCGTTGGTGTCCCCCCGGGACAATCTCCGCATCAGCGGTCTTCTGGATGGCGATCTGCGCCTCCAATGGCGTCAGGGGCGTCCGGCGTGTCGCGGCAGCCTGCGGTTGCGTGAGCTGGAGGTGCGCAGCGTATCCCTCCCCGATCCCCTCACCACCCCCCAGTTGGCACTGGGCTGCAGGGATCGCACCGTGTCCATCGCGCGGAGTCGCATCAGCTCCGGGGACTGGACCCTGGATGCCGTCGGAGATGTGATCCTGCAGCGCTCCCTGGATCTGCGTCTGCGGGCGCAGCGGAAGGGGCACGACGATGACCTCGACATTCGGATGGATGGTCCCTGGGCCGCCCCGCGCTGGCGCTTGGCGGGGCAGCTGGACCTCCCCGAGCAGGTGGATCTCGAGGGGCCTCTTCAGATCAAGGCGCAGCTGCGCATGCCCTGGACGGATCCTGCCGCTCCACGGGTCGAGGTGGAGGACCTGCAGCTGCAGGCGCCCGGTGCTCGGTTGCGGCTGGCGGGTTCCGCTTACCCCAGGCTGGATCTGACCAGTCGAGAGCTGGCGCTGACTCCCGAGCTCTGGAAGGACAATCCTTCGCTGGTGAAGACGCTCGGGCCCGAGAGTGCTGTCAACGGTGGATTCCGGCTCTCAGGCACCCTGCAGAAGCCAGAGCTCGCCGTCGATCTGCGGATGCGGGCCGGTGCCTCCAGGCTCCATCTCGTGGGCGATGCCTACCCCCGTCTGAACCTGATCAGCCAGGACCTGAGCCTGGCTCCGCCGCTGTGGAGCGCTGTCCCGGCGTTGCGGACGTCCCTCGGGCAAACCGGGACGATCTCGGGGAAGCTGATGGCGACGGGTCCACTGGCTGCCCCTGCTTTCTCGCTGGAGCTGCAGCAAGGCGGCAATCCGTTCCTGGAGCGCTGGAATCTGAAGGCGGGCTGGTCCGCGGCCTCGTCGCTGCTGGTGCTCGACCGCTTCAACAGCCCGCTGCTTGATGGTTCCGGCCAACTGCCCCTCGCGCTGGGGGCCAACGGGCTGGAGACCGGCGCGCTTCAGGCCGGTCTGAACCTGAAGCCTCTGGTTCTGGATCGGTTCAGCGACCTGGCCGGTGTGTCCCTGGGGGGGACGATCGCAGCCAGGGGGCGGCTTCAGGGGCCGCTGGACACGCTGCGGCCTGATCTGGCGCTGGAACTGACGAACCCGCGGGTCGGTGCTCTGCAGCTGGCGGAGCGCTGGAAGGGGCGGATGCAAGGCGCCCAGGGCCAGGACCTGACCCTGGCCCTGGAGTCCCGTGCTCATTCCGGCAGCCTGCGCGCCACCCTCGGCTCCGATGGCTGGCCCCGACGCGTGCAGGTGCAACGGGAGGACGGTGCCCTTGAGCTCCAGGCTCAGGGCGGAGAGCGTCGCTACCGCTGGAATGCCGAGGGGTTCCCCCTCGATGGTCTGCAGGTGATCCTGGCGGCCCAGTCCCGGTCCGAGGGCCTCTCCGGCCGCCTAGACGGCAGTGGGGAACTGAGGGTCAGTCCGTTTCTCCTCAGCGGCAGCCTCAGCCTCGATCAGCCCACGGCCTTCGGCGTCAACTTCGCTGCTGCCAACTTGAGCGGACGTCTGGCGGAGGGGGCATTCCAGCTTCAGGGTGACCTGCAGCCTCCGGAAGGTCAGGTCGGCTTCACCGCAACCGGACGACTGGGTGGAGCCCTCAGCAGCAGGGCCGACGCGGAGGGACTGAGCGTGCCGTGGCTCGTCAATCTGGCCCGTCAGCTCCGCAACAAGGACCCCCTCGATGAGCTTGAGCGCGGCCGGGCCGAGGATCTCGGTCGCCTGGTGATCAACACCTTCGGCGGCAGTCTGGACGGTCAGCTGAAGGCACTGGCCCTGTCGCGGCAGGCGCTGCTGGACTACGAGCGGGATCATCCGCAGCAGGGCATCGATCCCTCTGACCTGCGTGGGCGTGTGGATGGCACCGCCATCCTCAACGGCCCGGATCTGGCCGGCCTGAACCTGGATCTCCAGGCCCGTGGTCACCTCTGGCTCGACGGCGCGGATCGGGATCTGGCCTTGCAGCTGGAGCCGTTCGTGGCATCAATCCAGGGGCCCCTGCGTGCAGGAGAAGGACGCTTTCAGCTGCTGCATCTGCCCTTTTCACTGCTGGCCCTGTTCGGTCCACTGCCCTCGACGCTGCGGGGTGCACTGGGTGTTTCGGGCCGTTATCGCCTGGATGCGCGCGGCGGTCCGCTCATCGATGCCGAGCTGGCACTGGAACAGGCTGCGCTCGGGGACAGTGCGTTGCGGTTGGAGCGCCGCAGCATCGTTCTCAACGGCGACGCGCTCAACCTGGATCTGGCCTTGCGCGCCAGCAAGGCCGGGGAGTCGATCACGATCGTGGGTGCGGTGCCGCTGCAGGCCTCTTCGCCGCTCGATGTGCAGATTGAGAGCCATGGGGATGCCCTGAATTTCTTGACCGCCCTGTCCGGCGACTCCGTGGAGTTGAAGCGTGGCGCCATGGATCTGCGGCTGATGCTGCGCGGAACCCTTGAGCAGCCCCAGGCCAACGGCTTCCTGGTGATGGACAACCTGGATCTGAGGATCCGCGATCAGCAGCTGCGTCGCCTGCGGGCTTCGGTCCTGTTTGATTTCAACCGGCTCGAGATTCAGTCCCTGGAGGCGCAGCTGGCCTCGGGAGGTGAGCTGCGCGGCAGTGGTTCGATCGGTCTGTTCGACCCGGTGGACGAACCGGATCCGCTCACGCTGGAACTCGTCAAGGCACGCATCGAGCAGGAGGCTCTGCAGGTGGTGGCCGACGCCAAGGTGACGCTCAGCGGTGTGATCAGCCGACCGGTGATCAGCGGTGAGATCAGCCTGGATCAGGGAGGGATCCGTCCCCGTGGAGGTCTGCTGTCGCGGCTGCGCCCGGGAAGGGCTCTCCCATCCACGCTTTCACCGGGAATTCAGGATGCCAGCAGTGTTGTGGCGCCTGTTCAGCTCAACACGCTGATGCAGGAGAAGTGGGATTTCCAGGAGCCGCTTGTGCTGTTCGGCCCCGGCGTGCCCGTGGCGGCCCCGGATCAACTCAACGCTCTGCTGCCGAATCTGCCGGCGATTCAGTTCCGCAATCTGCGGCTGCGTCTGGGACCGAATCTGTCCGTGGACATGCCTCCCCTGGTGAGCTTCCGCGGCGGCGGACAGCTGCTGCTGAACGGTCCACTCGATCCCTCCCTGAAGGTGCGTGGCCTGATCCGCCTCAACAGCGGGCGCATCAGCCTCTTCTCCTCCACCTTCCGGCTGGACCACCGTGCCCCGAACGTCGCGGTGTTCACGCCGGCCCTGGGACTGGTTCCCTTCGTTGACATCGCCATGAAGTCGCGCATCTCTGATTCGGTTGGTCTGAGCACCATCGGGAGTTCTGAGTCGGGCAGCATCTTTGAGGAATCTCAGCTCGGGGCCCTGGATGCCGTCAGCAGTGTCAGCGGAGGCAATTTCCAGCTGATACGGGTCACGGTCGAGGCCATCGGACCGGCGAATCGCCTCAGGGAAAATCTTGTCCTGCGCAGTTCGCCACGCCTGTCTCAGTCTCAGCTGCTGGCGCTGATCGGCGGCAACTCCCTGACCATGCTCTCCGGTGGGGGCGCCAGTGCTGCCCTGGCCACCGTGCTCGGCCAGTCCCTGCTGTCTCCGGTGCTGGGCACCCTCACCGACGCCATGGGACAGCGGTTGCAGGTGGCGCTCTACCCCACGTACGTCACGCCGGAGGTGAAAACGGAGGACGACCGCACCTCCGGTCGTGTTCCTCCCACCTTCGCGCTGATGACGGAGTTCGGCGTCGACATCACGGATCGCTTCGATGTCTCCGTGCTGGCGGCTCCCAACAACACCGATGTGCCACCGAAGGCCAGCGTCAGCTATCAGATCTCACCGAGCACCAGCATCTCCGGCGCGGTGGATGTCAACGGCACCTGGCAGAGCCAGTTGCAGGTGTTCTTCCGGTTCTGA
- a CDS encoding DUF4332 domain-containing protein: MSGGDQGHPREWNDLPQSFRQERIDLEKAGIRCWEALRDLDDLQLSRLVRGGRSSPRNLNRLRGIATLVCELDLAPQDAALLMHAGIASRRALADCTPEQLVRQTGRLQRSLGIARPGSVDLPMAKAWIQQARQLRN, translated from the coding sequence ATGAGCGGCGGCGATCAAGGCCATCCACGGGAATGGAACGATCTGCCTCAGTCCTTCCGGCAGGAGCGCATCGATCTGGAAAAAGCGGGAATCCGCTGCTGGGAAGCCCTGCGTGACCTCGATGACCTGCAACTGAGCCGGCTTGTGCGCGGCGGCCGCTCCTCCCCCCGCAACCTGAACCGGCTGCGGGGCATCGCGACCCTGGTCTGCGAACTGGATCTGGCGCCCCAGGATGCGGCCCTGCTGATGCACGCCGGCATCGCCAGCCGCAGAGCACTCGCTGACTGCACACCGGAACAGCTCGTGCGACAGACCGGTCGACTGCAGCGCAGCCTTGGCATCGCCCGGCCGGGATCGGTGGATCTCCCGATGGCAAAAGCGTGGATTCAGCAGGCCAGGCAACTCAGGAACTGA
- a CDS encoding glutamate-5-semialdehyde dehydrogenase, protein MTTVPEPSAELLQRAAAVRLAAVDLGQTDDGQRAAALQAMADALDDRAAAIVAANREDLERSAAEGLAPALMARLKLDATKLAGAIEGVRKVAALEDPLGRRQLHRELDQGLVLERITVPLGVVGVIFEARPDAVMQIASLAIRSGNGAILKGGSEARCTNEAVMEALKHGLSSSDVSADALTLLTTRQESLALLRLDGLVDLIIPRGSNELVRFIQDNTRIPVLGHADGICHLYVDAAADVAQALRVAIDSKTQYPAACNAIETLLVHEAIAPAFLAEAVPAFRDAGVTLRGDAASQALGVEAAASEEDWRTEYLDLVLAVRVVPDMDSAMEHIRRFGSRHTEAIVTGDAAVADRFLAAVDSSGVYHNCSTRFADGFRYGFGAEVGISTQTLPPRGPVGLEGLVTYRYRLRGDGHIAADFSSGARQFSHSDLPL, encoded by the coding sequence ATGACCACCGTCCCCGAGCCTTCTGCGGAGCTGCTGCAGCGGGCGGCTGCCGTGCGTCTGGCGGCCGTGGACCTGGGACAGACCGATGACGGCCAGCGGGCCGCGGCACTCCAGGCCATGGCGGATGCCCTGGACGATCGGGCCGCGGCGATCGTGGCGGCCAACCGCGAGGATCTGGAGCGCTCAGCCGCTGAGGGACTGGCGCCGGCCCTGATGGCGCGCCTCAAGCTTGATGCCACGAAGCTGGCCGGGGCGATCGAAGGAGTGCGCAAGGTGGCGGCCCTGGAGGACCCGCTCGGCCGCAGGCAGCTTCATCGCGAGTTGGATCAGGGGCTTGTGCTGGAGCGGATCACCGTTCCGCTGGGGGTGGTGGGCGTCATCTTCGAGGCCAGGCCGGATGCCGTCATGCAGATCGCCTCACTGGCGATCCGCTCGGGAAACGGTGCCATCCTCAAAGGCGGCAGCGAGGCGCGCTGCACCAACGAGGCCGTGATGGAGGCCCTGAAGCACGGGCTGAGCAGCAGTGACGTGTCGGCTGATGCCCTGACGCTGCTCACCACCCGCCAGGAGAGCCTGGCGCTGCTGCGCCTCGATGGGTTGGTGGATCTGATCATTCCGCGCGGCAGCAATGAGCTGGTCCGTTTCATCCAGGACAACACCCGGATTCCAGTGCTCGGCCATGCCGATGGCATCTGCCATCTTTACGTCGATGCAGCGGCCGATGTGGCCCAGGCACTGCGGGTGGCCATCGACAGCAAGACGCAGTACCCGGCCGCCTGCAACGCCATCGAGACCCTGCTGGTGCACGAGGCGATCGCGCCGGCGTTTCTGGCCGAAGCGGTCCCGGCCTTTCGGGATGCCGGTGTGACCCTGCGGGGAGATGCTGCCAGTCAGGCTCTCGGCGTGGAGGCGGCCGCCAGTGAGGAGGACTGGCGCACGGAATATCTCGATCTGGTGCTCGCGGTGCGGGTGGTTCCCGACATGGACTCCGCCATGGAGCACATCCGTCGCTTCGGCTCGCGCCACACCGAGGCGATCGTCACCGGTGATGCGGCGGTCGCCGACCGGTTCCTGGCGGCAGTGGACAGTTCCGGTGTGTATCACAACTGCTCCACGCGCTTCGCCGATGGTTTCCGTTACGGCTTCGGAGCCGAGGTGGGCATCAGCACCCAGACGCTTCCTCCGCGCGGCCCCGTCGGTCTTGAGGGTCTGGTGACCTATCGCTACCGCCTGCGGGGAGACGGTCACATCGCCGCGGACTTCTCCTCCGGTGCCCGCCAGTTCAGCCACAGCGACCTGCCCCTTTGA
- a CDS encoding dihydroneopterin aldolase gives MTDLDALHIRELRLWAHVGVLEHERRDGQWFRLDITLSLDLSRPAADDDLSGSVDYNRTIAALQELAAGLRCLTIEHFSEQVLDRLESLHGPLPVWLRLCKCAPPVSGFDGWVAVERVRHGASRPTA, from the coding sequence TTGACTGATCTCGATGCCCTTCACATCCGTGAGCTGAGGCTCTGGGCCCACGTTGGGGTGCTGGAGCACGAGCGTCGCGATGGGCAATGGTTCCGCCTCGACATCACGCTGTCTCTCGATCTGAGCCGCCCCGCAGCCGATGACGATCTCAGCGGCAGCGTGGATTACAACCGCACGATCGCTGCACTGCAGGAGCTGGCCGCAGGTCTGCGCTGCCTGACGATCGAGCACTTCAGTGAGCAGGTGCTGGATCGGCTGGAGAGCCTTCACGGCCCGCTGCCCGTCTGGCTGCGGCTCTGCAAGTGCGCTCCTCCCGTCTCCGGTTTCGATGGCTGGGTTGCCGTGGAGCGCGTCCGTCACGGGGCATCCCGACCGACGGCATGA
- a CDS encoding triacylglycerol lipase, with protein MSASPPLVLMHGLWDTPRLFRRLIQALDQPERPLLAPHLPHGLGHVPLRVLAGRLDRQIRERFGDDTPIDLLGFSMGGVISRIWLQELAGAQRTRRFFSVGSPQNGTLAAMAVPRPLLAGAADMKIGSDLLRDLNRDPQALAAVSCRSYTCRWDLMVCPGWWAVLPQGSRCELPVWTHQQMISHPDALRILRRDLRLP; from the coding sequence ATGAGTGCGTCTCCGCCCCTGGTGCTGATGCATGGTCTCTGGGACACCCCGCGGTTGTTCCGGCGGTTGATTCAGGCCCTCGATCAACCGGAGCGGCCGCTGCTGGCCCCCCATCTTCCCCACGGTCTGGGTCATGTCCCGTTGCGCGTTCTGGCTGGCCGTCTGGACCGGCAGATCCGGGAACGGTTCGGGGATGACACGCCGATCGATCTGCTCGGTTTCTCGATGGGGGGCGTGATCAGTCGCATCTGGCTGCAGGAGCTCGCCGGCGCCCAGCGAACGCGCCGCTTCTTCAGTGTCGGCAGCCCCCAGAACGGCACCCTGGCCGCGATGGCGGTGCCGCGGCCGCTGCTGGCGGGTGCGGCAGACATGAAGATCGGCAGTGATCTGCTGCGGGACCTGAACCGTGATCCCCAGGCCCTGGCGGCGGTGTCCTGCCGCAGCTACACCTGCCGCTGGGATCTGATGGTGTGTCCCGGATGGTGGGCCGTGCTTCCGCAGGGGAGCCGTTGTGAACTGCCGGTCTGGACCCACCAGCAGATGATCTCCCATCCCGATGCCCTGCGCATCCTGCGGAGGGATCTGCGCCTGCCCTGA
- a CDS encoding CocE/NonD family hydrolase — MSAEGAELIPVAEREAELTLSDGVRLRSHLWYPRHGGPWPALLMRQPYGRAIASTVTYAHPRWWAEQGYLVVVQDVRGQGDSEGRFGGFGQEASDTAETHAWVRALPECNGLLGCYGFSYQGVTQLLAPDDAPPPECLAPAMAGLDERQHWCSEGGAHWWHLGLGWGLQLAALQARRKGDEEAWLTLRRSLEQGSYLREGRTLLERHDPDGMACRWFQQDPLTPDAWTVHTAPLTWLQRPMLLLGGWWDPHLLGILDLWQRSTAAGGDPELHIGPASHLQWWPQSQRLMLHFFDRHLKLSTDTPTSAASPRFWDLTRHEWQESLCATQHSWRLQGDGLTSIDPESGTLKAQEPGQGTVTIVHDPWRPVPAIGGHLSPDPGPAERSAIDQRADVATFTGGEVGQPVQLQGQPVLTLDASADQPGFDLCVALSRIPRGSSQVQQLSTGVLRVTGEPALLCSQRRIPLQPLLATLHPGDRLRLSIAGAAWPAVGVNPGTPEVASGPPGSRHRVVTMTLELAGSHLSLIPFDSGRVITD, encoded by the coding sequence ATGTCCGCTGAGGGCGCTGAGCTGATCCCAGTCGCCGAACGTGAGGCCGAGCTGACGCTCAGCGACGGGGTGCGACTGCGCTCACACCTCTGGTACCCCCGCCATGGGGGACCCTGGCCAGCACTGTTGATGCGCCAGCCCTACGGACGAGCGATCGCCTCGACCGTGACCTACGCCCACCCCCGCTGGTGGGCGGAGCAGGGCTATCTGGTGGTCGTTCAGGACGTGCGCGGCCAGGGGGATTCCGAGGGACGTTTCGGAGGATTCGGGCAGGAGGCCTCAGACACGGCCGAAACCCACGCCTGGGTGCGCGCGCTGCCCGAGTGCAACGGGCTCCTCGGCTGCTACGGCTTCTCGTATCAGGGAGTGACCCAGCTGCTGGCACCAGACGATGCGCCGCCGCCGGAGTGCCTGGCGCCCGCCATGGCCGGTCTGGATGAACGGCAGCACTGGTGCAGCGAGGGTGGCGCCCACTGGTGGCATCTCGGACTGGGTTGGGGCCTGCAGCTGGCCGCCCTTCAGGCACGCCGGAAGGGCGATGAAGAGGCGTGGCTGACACTCCGACGCAGCCTTGAGCAGGGCAGCTATCTGCGGGAGGGCCGCACCCTGCTCGAACGTCACGATCCGGACGGGATGGCCTGCCGCTGGTTCCAGCAGGATCCGCTCACTCCCGACGCCTGGACGGTTCACACCGCCCCGCTGACTTGGCTGCAGCGACCGATGCTGCTGCTGGGGGGCTGGTGGGACCCGCATCTTCTGGGAATCCTCGACCTCTGGCAGCGCAGCACGGCTGCTGGCGGCGATCCCGAGCTGCACATCGGTCCCGCCAGTCACCTGCAGTGGTGGCCTCAGTCTCAGAGGCTGATGCTGCACTTCTTCGATCGCCACCTCAAGCTCTCAACCGACACCCCGACATCAGCGGCCTCGCCACGGTTCTGGGATCTGACCCGTCACGAATGGCAGGAGTCCCTCTGTGCCACGCAGCATTCCTGGCGGTTGCAGGGAGATGGACTGACCAGCATCGATCCGGAGAGCGGCACTCTGAAAGCACAGGAACCCGGACAGGGCACCGTGACCATCGTTCATGACCCGTGGCGGCCCGTGCCGGCCATCGGAGGGCACCTGAGTCCGGATCCAGGTCCGGCCGAGCGCAGTGCGATCGATCAACGCGCGGATGTGGCCACCTTCACCGGCGGCGAGGTCGGGCAGCCTGTTCAGCTGCAGGGGCAACCGGTTCTGACCCTGGATGCTTCTGCGGATCAACCCGGGTTTGATCTCTGTGTCGCCCTGTCCAGGATTCCCCGGGGGAGCTCCCAGGTGCAACAGCTCAGCACCGGAGTGCTGAGAGTGACCGGCGAACCGGCCCTGCTCTGCTCACAGCGCCGGATTCCGCTGCAACCGCTGCTGGCGACCCTGCATCCCGGCGACCGACTGCGGCTCTCGATCGCCGGCGCAGCCTGGCCAGCCGTGGGGGTCAATCCGGGAACACCCGAGGTCGCCAGTGGCCCCCCCGGCAGCCGACATCGGGTCGTGACCATGACACTCGAGCTTGCCGGCTCACACCTGTCGCTGATTCCGTTCGACTCCGGCAGAGTGATCACCGACTGA
- a CDS encoding Ycf51 family protein: MALDQLLLTAAPWLGWSGLALGLLTVVAFVAGWGLRFRLVGVSSFTLLLSVSCWAFAVSYSPPVRIEGAVRVPIVFDNGEALVVAQAPAEMPMSAVTPTLEQLAGNLRGAGRSSRTVQVRLRALQPDGDGRSRPVILGEIVRDFRQAPPR, from the coding sequence ATGGCCCTCGATCAGCTCTTGCTCACCGCAGCGCCCTGGCTGGGCTGGTCAGGCCTGGCGCTGGGGCTGCTGACGGTGGTGGCCTTCGTTGCCGGCTGGGGACTGCGCTTTCGCCTGGTGGGCGTGAGCAGCTTCACGCTGCTGCTGTCGGTGAGCTGCTGGGCCTTCGCGGTGAGCTACTCCCCACCGGTCCGCATCGAAGGAGCCGTGCGGGTGCCGATTGTGTTCGACAACGGTGAAGCCCTGGTGGTCGCCCAGGCACCAGCGGAGATGCCGATGTCCGCAGTGACGCCGACGCTCGAGCAGCTGGCGGGCAACCTGCGCGGCGCAGGCCGCAGCAGCCGCACGGTCCAGGTGCGGCTTCGGGCGTTGCAACCGGATGGGGACGGACGCAGCCGGCCGGTGATCCTGGGAGAGATCGTTCGTGATTTCCGTCAGGCCCCGCCCCGATGA
- a CDS encoding ROK family protein — protein MTSDASGHSSSQVIGIDLGGTAIKLARFSRSGDLLAEAQLPTPQPAVPGAVTMALCEAVEELDPQRLAAVVGIGLPGPMDAAARVARVCINLPGWEEVPLADWLEPRLERRVTLANDGNCAVVGEAWRGAAQGYGDVVLLTLGTGVGGGVLLNGSLFTGHNGAAAEPGLIGVDPEGPACNSGNRGSLEQFASIGALRRLSEREPRELGRAAAAGDPEALAVWDRYGSSLGVGITSLVYMFTPQLVLLGGGLAGAAPHFLPALRREVESRVQAVSREGLRIEACALGNGAGRLGAARLALQRLGGMMSDS, from the coding sequence ATGACCAGCGACGCTTCCGGACACAGCAGTTCCCAGGTGATCGGCATCGATCTCGGTGGGACGGCGATCAAGTTGGCCCGCTTCAGTCGCAGCGGCGATCTGCTGGCGGAAGCCCAGTTGCCTACACCCCAGCCAGCGGTGCCGGGGGCCGTCACCATGGCCTTGTGCGAGGCGGTGGAGGAGCTCGATCCACAGCGGCTCGCCGCTGTGGTGGGCATCGGTCTGCCGGGGCCGATGGATGCCGCGGCCCGGGTGGCCCGGGTGTGCATCAATCTCCCCGGCTGGGAGGAGGTGCCGCTGGCGGACTGGCTGGAGCCGCGACTGGAGCGCCGGGTGACCCTTGCCAACGACGGCAATTGCGCCGTGGTGGGGGAGGCCTGGCGCGGTGCGGCACAAGGCTATGGGGATGTCGTTCTCCTCACGCTGGGGACGGGGGTTGGGGGCGGAGTTCTGCTCAATGGATCCCTGTTCACCGGTCACAACGGTGCGGCAGCCGAGCCGGGCTTGATCGGGGTGGATCCGGAGGGTCCCGCCTGCAACAGCGGCAACCGCGGATCCCTCGAGCAGTTCGCCAGCATCGGGGCCCTGCGACGGCTGAGTGAACGGGAGCCCCGCGAACTGGGTCGTGCGGCGGCGGCGGGGGATCCGGAAGCCCTCGCGGTCTGGGACCGCTACGGCTCCAGCCTCGGTGTCGGGATCACATCACTGGTGTACATGTTCACGCCTCAGCTGGTGCTCCTGGGGGGCGGTCTGGCCGGAGCCGCACCGCATTTCCTTCCCGCGCTGAGACGCGAGGTGGAATCCAGGGTTCAGGCCGTGTCCCGCGAGGGGCTGAGGATCGAGGCCTGTGCCCTCGGCAATGGTGCCGGACGCCTCGGTGCGGCACGACTCGCCCTGCAACGGCTGGGCGGGATGATGAGCGACAGCTGA